The Pseudomonas sp. B21-023 genomic interval GCCAAGCTGGAATATGAAATGTTCCACGTGGAACTATCAGTGAATGTGCCCTACTCGTCGACGTGCCCATGCTCGGCAGCACTTGCAAGACAGCTGATCCAGGAGCAGTTCGACAGGGACTTTGCCCATCGGCCATTGGATAGGCGCGGCATTCGCCAATGGCTGGGCAGCAGTGACGGGATCGTCGCGACGCCCCATAGCCAACGGAGCCTGGCCAGGCTTCAGGTACGCCTTGCAGGGGAAGCGCTGAACCTGACAGGGCTGATCGACGCGGCGGAAGCTGCGCTGGGCACTGCAGTGCAGACCGCCGTGAAGCGCGCAGACGAACAGGCATTTGCCCTGGCCAATGGTCAGAACCTGATGTTCTGCGAAGATGCTGCCCGGCGCCTGCACCTGGCATTGGCGCAGATAGAGGAGGTGGCGGGGTTCAGCGTGCGCGTGGAACACGCAGAGAGCCTGCATGCCCACGACGCGGTCGCGGTTACTCAACATCGGTGGTGAGCGCTACTTCAACTGCGTGGCTTCACTGTTCCACAATCGTTACCCAGCCAGACCGCCCGGGTGTCCATGCTGCCCTGTTGCTGAACGCCGGACGCATTGAATGTGCCGTTGACCTTGGTAACAAACTCACGGTCGCTGAGGAAGGTGGCTTGGCCGTTGCCCTGGGCTTTCGGGCAGCTGAACTGGAACTTCCAGACATTGCCATTGCGCTCGGTGATCTTCTGCGTACAGCCCGATTGCGGGTCCTGCAGCGGAATGTCGTTGGTCTTGACCTGCTCGGGTGTCAGGCACGAACGCACACCCTTGCCGCCCACGGTGATGCCCTGCTTGGCCAGGGCACCTTCCATCATCGCCCGTTGCTCGGGCGGCAGGTTCTTCAACTGGCCGAGCATGAACTCCATGTCTGGCAACGGCTTGCCATCGACCTGCATGTTGCTGGTGGTCAACTCCCACAAGCCGGGTTGCAACATCTGCGCGTGAACCAGCGGGCTGCCCAACCCCAGTACCAGGGCGAGCAGTGGCAGACGAATCTTCATGGATGAAAGCTCCTCGAAATACCGGCTCTGGCCGGACTGAGCCTTTAGACGCCGAATTCGCCTGCGGGTTGCAGTGGCCCCCTCGAACGTGGTCTGTTAGCAGCAGTGCTCTCGGCAAGCAGGATGCGTATGGATTACCACAGCCCCTACTTTTTCGGTTACGTGCTCGGTCTGATTCACCTGCTCGGCCTGGCCGCCGCGCTCCATGCGGTGTTCACCGTACGCACCGCCCAAGGTGCGATTGCCTGGGCCATGTCGCTGCTGTTCATCCCCTACCTCACCCTCATCCCCTATCTGGTATTCGGCGCCCGCTCCTTCTATGCGTATATCCAGGCGCGGCGACAGGCCAACCAGGAAATGCATGTGGCCATGGCCAACCTGAACTGGCGCCCATGGGTGGAGGAAGCACTGACCGCCCGGGAGTCGGGCGGCTATGCGGCCCTGCGCGCCATGCCCAGGCTCGGGCGCATGCCATGCCTGGCCAACAACGAAGTGAAACTGCTGATTGATGGCGCGGCCACGTTCGAGGCGATCTTTTCCGCCATCCGCATGGCGCGGGACACCGTGCTGGTGCAGTTCTTCATCATCCACGACGATGCCCTGGGCAAGGAGCTGCAGCAGCTATTGCTGCGCAAGGCCGCCGAAGGTGTACGGGTGTTCGTGCTCTACGACCGCGTCGGCAGCCACGCGCTACCGGGCAGCTATAGCCAGGTGCTGCGTGACGGTGGCGTGCAGATCGAAGCGTTCGCCACACGGCGCGGCTGGTTCAACCGTTTCCAGGTCAACTTTCGCAACCATCGCAAGATCGTGGTGGTCGATGGCCTGCAAGGTTTTCTCGGCGGCCACAACGTGGGCGACGAATACCTCGGAGCGCACCCCAAACTTTCGCCCTGGCGCGATACCCACGTGCAGATCAGCGGCCCGGTGCTGGCCTGCCTGCAGGAGTCCTTCGCCGAGGACTGGTACTGGGCCACGCGCCAGCTACCGCCGCTAATCCTGCCTGATGCCTACCCCGAGGATGGCGTGCTGTGCCAGGCACTGGCCAGCGGCCCGGCCGACCCCCAGGAAACCTGTGCGCTGTTCTTTCTCGAAGCGATTCATTCGGCGAGCAACCGAGTGTGGATCACCAGCCCCTACTTCATTCCCGACGAAGCCATCTTCGCTGCCCTGCGCCTGGCGGTACTGAGGGGCGTCGACGTACGTATCCTGATTCCCTCACGTCCCGATCACCGGATCGTCTACGCCGCCTCCAGCCTGTTCGCCTTCGAAGCGGTTCGCGCCGGGGTGCGCATGTTCCGCTATCAACCGGGCTTCCTGCACCAGAAGGTGGTACTGGTGGACGATGAGGTCAGTGCCATCGGTAGCGCCAACCTCGACAACCGGTCGTTCCGGCTGAATTTCGAGATCACCTTGCTCACGGTGGATCGCGCCTTTGCCGATCAGGTCGAGCACATGCTGGTGAATGATTTCGAGCAGGCCAGGGAGATCACCGCTGAAGACAGCCGCGACACCCATCGTCTGCAGCAGTTGGGGATGCGCATCGCACGCCTGATTTCACCGATCCTGTAGCGCGCAGCGGCGTGCCGGACAAGCACGCCGCTGCACAGGTCAGCGATACAGGTCCTCACGGGTCCATGGCAGATCGTGGTGACCGTCGGCGTACGGCTTCACTGCGAGAATCTGATGGAGGTTGATCCAGCCCTTGGTGAAGGCATAGGCACAACCGGCCAGGTACAGGCGCCAGATTCGCAAGGTCTTCTCCGGCACCAGCGCGGCGGCGCGATGCAACTGGTTCTCGAGGTTCTCGCTCCAGTGGTTCAGGGTTTTGGCGTAGTGCAGGCGCAGGCTCTCGATGTCGACCACCTCCAGACCCGCTTCGCAAATCCGTGCAGTGATCATCGAGATATGCGGCAGCTCGCCATGGGGGAACACATAACGGTCAATAAAGTCGCCCGCGCCGCGGCCGACGGGGCGGCCATCGACATGCTTGGCAGTGATGCCATGGTTCATCACCAGGCCACCTTCGCGCACCGCACCGAACAGCCGTTTGCAGTACAGCTCGAGATTGGCGTGGCCGACATGCTCGAACATGCCGACGCTGACCACCTTGTCGAAGCGGCCATCCTGGGGCAGGTCGCGGTAGTCGAGGATCCGCAGGTCGACCTTGTCAGCCAGGCCCTCCTCCTTCACCCGCTGGCGGCCCAGCTTCAGCTGCTCCTTGCTCAGGGTGATGCCGAACACCTTGGCGCCGTACTCGCGAGCAGCGAATCGCGCCAGCCCGCCCCAGCCACAACCGACATCCAGCAGGTAATCGCCAGCCTGCAGGCGCAGCTTGCGGCACAAGTGGTCGAACTTGTCCTGCTGAGCCGGGGCCAGGGCGTTGTCCGGCTCCTTGAAATAGGCACAGGAATAGACCATGTCCGGATCGAGCCACAATTGGTAGAACTCGTTGGACAGGTCGTAGTGATAGGAAATCGCTTCGGCATCGGTGGCCTTGTCATGAGCAGTGCGTGCTGGCACGGCCTCATCTTCATCCTGAAGCAAGGCATCGCTGAGTTCGTCGCAAACCCGGATGACTTCGCCTATATCGCCTTCCAGCTCCAGCTTGCCCTCGACGAAGGCCGATCCCAGCTCATTGAGGTTGGGATGGGTGAGCTGGGTAATTAGCTGGGGTTCCTTGACCACGATGGTGACTTGCGGGCTCGGCCCCAGATCGAACTGGTTGCCGTCCCACAGCTTGACGCGCAAAGGTAAGTGCAAGCTCTGCAACGCAGGTGGAAGTTGCGCAAGCATTCATGACCCTCCCTTTCGTTGATACGGGACGCCACGCCTTAATGTATCGGACGTCACCGCATCAGGGTAGTTCATTCGTACGAAGTTTCCGGTAATCACGACCATAGTCTAGAACTATCTGGCGCAGCCTATTCAGCAGATTGTATACAATCCTGCCCGCTCAGATTAACCTTGTGCCCTCTTCGCTTCCTCACACTCTCGGAGTAACGAAACCCATGAAATCCTATGACGTGGTGATCATCGGCGGCGGCCCCGGCGGCTACAACGCAGCAATCCGCGCGGGCCAGCTGGGCCTGAGCGTGGCCTGTGTCGAGGGTCGCTCGACCTTGGGCGGCACCTGCCTGAACGTCGGTTGCATGCCTTCCAAGGCATTGCTGCACGCTTCCGAGTTGTATGAGGCAGCCAGTGGCGATGAGTTCGCCCATCTGGGAATCGAGGTCAAGCCGACCCTCAACCTGGGCCAGATGATGAAGCAGAAAGATGAAAGCGTGACGGGCCTGACCAAGGGCATCGAATACCTGTTCCGCAAGAACAAGGTTGACTGGATCAAGGGCTGGGGCCGCCTGGACGGGGTTGGCAAGGTGATCGTCAAGGCCGAGGACGGCAGCGAAACCACCCTGCAGGCCAAGGACATCGTCATTGCCACCGGCTCGGAACCCACGCCGCTGCCTGGCGTGACCATCGACAACCAGCGCATCATCGACTCCACCGGCGCCCTGTCGCTGCCCCAGGTGCCCAAGCACCTGATCGTCATCGGCGCCGGGGTGATCGGCCTGGAGCTGGGTTCGGTATGGCGTCGCCTGGGTGCCGAAGTGACGGTGATCGAGTACCTGGACCGCATCTGCCCTGGCACCGACGAAGAAACCGCCAAGACCCTGCAGAAAGCCCTGGCCAAGCAAGGCATGGCCTTCAAGCTGGGCAGCAAGGTGACCCAGGCCACGGCCGCGGCCGACGGCGTCACACTGACCCTGGAACCCGCCGCCGGTGGTACCGCCGAAACCCTGCAGGCCGACTACGTGCTGGTAGCTATCGGCCGCCGTCCTTATACCCAGGGCCTGAACCTGGAAAGCGCCGGGCTGGAAACCGACAAGCGCGGCATGCTCGCCAACGACCATCACCGCAGCGCGGTGCCTGGCATCTGGGTGATCGGCGACGTCACCTCCGGACCGATGCTGGCACACAAGGCCGAGGACGAAGCGGTGTCGTGCATCGAGCGCATCGCTGGCAAGGCCCATGAAGTCAACTACAACCTCATCCCGGGCGTCATCTACACCCGCCCGGAACTGGCCAGCGTCGGCAAGACCGAAGAGCAGCTCAAAGCCGAAGGGCGGGCCTACAAGGTCGGCAAGTTCCCCTTCACCGCCAACAGCCGCGCCAAGATCAACCATGAGACCGAGGGCTTCGCCAAAGTCATCGCCGATGCCGAGACCGATGAGGTGCTGGGCGTGCATCTGGTCGGCCCAAGCGTGAGCGAGATGATTGGCGAGTTCTGCGTGGCTATGGAGTTCTCGGCCTCGGCCGAGGACATCGCCCTCACCTGCCACCCGCACCCGACCCGCTCCGAGGCCCTGCGCCAGGCGGCGATGAATGTGGAAGGGATGGCGATGCAGATCTGACTTCTGGGGGGCCGCTTTGCGGCCCCTGCACCCGTCAACCGTGCGCCAACTGTTTATCCACACCTGCGCGGAACCGCGAAGCCAGGAACGGTGTGATGTCCAACGGCAGCGGCTCATTGTGGACAACCTTGTCCAGCAACACGCCAGTAATCGCCGACGTCAGAATCCCGGTACGGAAATGTCCACAGGCGTTGAAATACCCTTGGACATTATCCACAGGCCCGAGAATCGGCAGCTCGTCCGGTGACCCAGGCCGCAAGCCAGCCCAGGTGCGCTTGAGGTTCACCTGCGCCAGCTGTGGCACACAGCGGATCGCCCCCTGCACCAACCCGTTGATCTCCGGGAAGGTATTGGTGACATCGAAGCCCTTCTCCTCGGTGGTACTGCCGATCAGGATCTCGCCGTTGTCCTTCTGCGCCATGTAGCAATCGCTGGTGGTGATGCAGCCATCGAGCAGCTTGGGTAGACGCTCGGTCAGCACGATCTGGCCTTTCACCGGCTTGACCGGAATGCTCTCCCCGGTCGCCCACTCGCTCAGTTCCGCCGCCCAGGCGCCAGCGGCATTGATCAATGTGCCGCAATGGAACTCACCGGCTTCGGCGGTACGCACGCCCTTGATCCGTGAGCCTTCATGCAGCACGCCGGTGATGTTCACGTTCGGGTACAGGTCGACGCCGTTCTGCCGCGCCGCCTCCATGAACGCATCACCCAGGCGGAACGGGCTGACCTGGTGATCGCAGAGAAACTCCAGCGCGCCATTGGCCTTGAGCGTTACCGCCGGCTCCGAAGCGCGCAGCGCGTCGCGGTCGAGCCAGCGAACCTGGTCGGCCAGGTGCGGGATCTGCTTGACGATATGTTCGGCGTACAGCTGGTCTTCTTCATCCTGGATGATGTACTTGAGCCCGGTCCGCTCGAACTTGAAGTCCATGCCGTGGCGTCCGATCAGCTCCTGGTGCAGCTGTGGATAAATCGCATTGGACTGCAAGGCGAAGTCGAAGAAGCATTCCGGCAGGATGTGCGGCGTGCTCGAATCGACCACCACCGCCGCGCCGTTGGCCTCGCGCTTGCTGCGCGAGGACATCATGCGAAAGAAGATCACCCCGCAACCCAGCCCCACTGATTCGCCGATGGCCCACAGGCCGCCGGCCGAAGCGCGGGTAGCGTTGCCCGGGCGCTTGCAGTCGATCAAGGCGATCTTCAGGTTCTTGCGCTTGGACAGCTGGTAGGCGCAGGACGCGCCGATCACCCCGCCACCGGCGATGATGATGTCGTAGTGCTTGTTCATGCTCAGGCCTCCGTGCCGAGTTGTTCGAATGCGGAAAACGGGATTGGGTCCACCGGGAAGCGCGGGCGCAGCCAACCCACGTCCTTGCGCCCGGTGGCGCTGCGCAGGCGGTCGCTGCAGTAACCGACGCACATGCGCCCCTGGCAGTCGCCCATGCTCACCCGGGTGCGCATCTTAAGGCTGGCCATGTCTTGCACA includes:
- the folE2 gene encoding GTP cyclohydrolase FolE2; its protein translation is MTSLSLPDVAAQSNQQALPLDWVGMSGIAVALQLDGRTVTAFADAGVSLDDGASRGIHMSRLYLALEALEQQALSTPLLRQILRAFLLSHTGLSNNAYLRLTFDHLLKRPALISPLAGWKRYPVTVDAKLEYEMFHVELSVNVPYSSTCPCSAALARQLIQEQFDRDFAHRPLDRRGIRQWLGSSDGIVATPHSQRSLARLQVRLAGEALNLTGLIDAAEAALGTAVQTAVKRADEQAFALANGQNLMFCEDAARRLHLALAQIEEVAGFSVRVEHAESLHAHDAVAVTQHRW
- a CDS encoding DUF3617 domain-containing protein, whose product is MKIRLPLLALVLGLGSPLVHAQMLQPGLWELTTSNMQVDGKPLPDMEFMLGQLKNLPPEQRAMMEGALAKQGITVGGKGVRSCLTPEQVKTNDIPLQDPQSGCTQKITERNGNVWKFQFSCPKAQGNGQATFLSDREFVTKVNGTFNASGVQQQGSMDTRAVWLGNDCGTVKPRS
- the cls gene encoding cardiolipin synthase, translated to MDYHSPYFFGYVLGLIHLLGLAAALHAVFTVRTAQGAIAWAMSLLFIPYLTLIPYLVFGARSFYAYIQARRQANQEMHVAMANLNWRPWVEEALTARESGGYAALRAMPRLGRMPCLANNEVKLLIDGAATFEAIFSAIRMARDTVLVQFFIIHDDALGKELQQLLLRKAAEGVRVFVLYDRVGSHALPGSYSQVLRDGGVQIEAFATRRGWFNRFQVNFRNHRKIVVVDGLQGFLGGHNVGDEYLGAHPKLSPWRDTHVQISGPVLACLQESFAEDWYWATRQLPPLILPDAYPEDGVLCQALASGPADPQETCALFFLEAIHSASNRVWITSPYFIPDEAIFAALRLAVLRGVDVRILIPSRPDHRIVYAASSLFAFEAVRAGVRMFRYQPGFLHQKVVLVDDEVSAIGSANLDNRSFRLNFEITLLTVDRAFADQVEHMLVNDFEQAREITAEDSRDTHRLQQLGMRIARLISPIL
- the cfaB gene encoding C17 cyclopropane fatty acid synthase CfaB; this translates as MLAQLPPALQSLHLPLRVKLWDGNQFDLGPSPQVTIVVKEPQLITQLTHPNLNELGSAFVEGKLELEGDIGEVIRVCDELSDALLQDEDEAVPARTAHDKATDAEAISYHYDLSNEFYQLWLDPDMVYSCAYFKEPDNALAPAQQDKFDHLCRKLRLQAGDYLLDVGCGWGGLARFAAREYGAKVFGITLSKEQLKLGRQRVKEEGLADKVDLRILDYRDLPQDGRFDKVVSVGMFEHVGHANLELYCKRLFGAVREGGLVMNHGITAKHVDGRPVGRGAGDFIDRYVFPHGELPHISMITARICEAGLEVVDIESLRLHYAKTLNHWSENLENQLHRAAALVPEKTLRIWRLYLAGCAYAFTKGWINLHQILAVKPYADGHHDLPWTREDLYR
- the lpdA gene encoding dihydrolipoyl dehydrogenase; the protein is MKSYDVVIIGGGPGGYNAAIRAGQLGLSVACVEGRSTLGGTCLNVGCMPSKALLHASELYEAASGDEFAHLGIEVKPTLNLGQMMKQKDESVTGLTKGIEYLFRKNKVDWIKGWGRLDGVGKVIVKAEDGSETTLQAKDIVIATGSEPTPLPGVTIDNQRIIDSTGALSLPQVPKHLIVIGAGVIGLELGSVWRRLGAEVTVIEYLDRICPGTDEETAKTLQKALAKQGMAFKLGSKVTQATAAADGVTLTLEPAAGGTAETLQADYVLVAIGRRPYTQGLNLESAGLETDKRGMLANDHHRSAVPGIWVIGDVTSGPMLAHKAEDEAVSCIERIAGKAHEVNYNLIPGVIYTRPELASVGKTEEQLKAEGRAYKVGKFPFTANSRAKINHETEGFAKVIADAETDEVLGVHLVGPSVSEMIGEFCVAMEFSASAEDIALTCHPHPTRSEALRQAAMNVEGMAMQI
- the hcnC gene encoding cyanide-forming glycine dehydrogenase subunit HcnC, with the translated sequence MNKHYDIIIAGGGVIGASCAYQLSKRKNLKIALIDCKRPGNATRASAGGLWAIGESVGLGCGVIFFRMMSSRSKREANGAAVVVDSSTPHILPECFFDFALQSNAIYPQLHQELIGRHGMDFKFERTGLKYIIQDEEDQLYAEHIVKQIPHLADQVRWLDRDALRASEPAVTLKANGALEFLCDHQVSPFRLGDAFMEAARQNGVDLYPNVNITGVLHEGSRIKGVRTAEAGEFHCGTLINAAGAWAAELSEWATGESIPVKPVKGQIVLTERLPKLLDGCITTSDCYMAQKDNGEILIGSTTEEKGFDVTNTFPEINGLVQGAIRCVPQLAQVNLKRTWAGLRPGSPDELPILGPVDNVQGYFNACGHFRTGILTSAITGVLLDKVVHNEPLPLDITPFLASRFRAGVDKQLAHG